In Saccharothrix syringae, the following are encoded in one genomic region:
- the gltB gene encoding glutamate synthase large subunit, whose amino-acid sequence MIFSAIPSPQGLYDPTAERDACGVAMVADIKGRRSHDIVVDALTALANLEHRGAAGAEPTSGDGAGILLQTPDAFLRAAVGFELPEAGAYAAGIAFLPAGADERARAVALAERVAAEEGLEVLGWREVPTDPDAADVGPTARSVMPHFAMLFVKGEGGESGIGLDRLTFALRKRVEHESVAAGAGTYFPSLSARTLVYKGMLTTGQLPAFFPDLRDERLATAIALVHSRFSTNTFPSWPLAHPFRYVAHNGEINTVRGNRNRMRAREALLASDLIPGDLTRLFPICHPEGSDSASFDEVLELLHLGGRSLPHAVLMMIPEAWENHASMDPKRRAFYEFHASLMEPWDGPACVTFTDGSLVGAVLDRNGLRPARWWQTADGRVVLASETGVLDVAPDQVVAKGRLQPGRMFLVDTVQGRLVEDDEVKSGLAEELPYDEWLHAGLLELDDLADREHVVQSHESVVRRQLTFGYTEEELRILLAPMAVGGMEPLGSMGTDTPVAALSQRSRLLYDYFAQTFAQVTNPPLDAIREEIVTSVSRVMGPEQNLLEPGAASCRHIKLTYPVIDNDELAKLIHINDDGDLPGFACTVLSGLYEVDGGGPALAAAVERVRREASEAIANGARTLVLSDRDSDHRMAPIPSLLLVSAVHHHLVRTKERLRVALVVETGDAREVHHIAALLSYGAAAVNPYLAFETIEDLISQGAITGIEPRKAVRNYVTALVKGTLKIMSKMGISTVGAYTAAQVFEAVGLSKELLDEYFTGTVSKLGGAGLDVLAEEVALRHRRAHPDNPTDRVHRRLEVGGEYAYRREGELHLFTPETVFLLQHATKTGRQDVYRRYTAEVEELARQGGTLRGLFTIRTEGRAPIPIDEVEPVSSIVKRFNTGAMSYGSISAEAHETLAIAMNRLGGRSNSGEGGEDPERLYDPQRRSAVKQVASGRFGVTSEYLVNASDIQIKMAQGAKPGEGGQLPGYKVYPWIARTRHSTPGVGLISPPPHHDIYSIEDLAQLIHDLKNANEQARVHVKLVSEVGVGTVAAGVAKAHADVVLISGHDGGTGASPLNSLKHAGTPWEVGLAETQQTLLLNGLRDRITVQVDGAMRTGRDVVVAALLGAEEFGFATAPLIVEGCVMMRVCHLDTCPVGIATQNPELRKRFTGKAEHVVNFFEFVAQEVREHLAALGFRTIDEAVGHAELLETDRAIEHWKAKGLDLSPVFEVPETPYRTAKRKVREQDHGLAQALDRTLIQLAEAALEDAHPVRLELPVRNVNRTVGTLLGAEVTRRFGGDGLPDDTIHVTFTGSAGQSLGAFVPRGITLELIGDANDYVGKGLSGGRIIVRPHPDAPFAAERQVIAGNVIGYGATSGEIFLRGRVGERFCVRNSGALAVSEGVGDHAFEYMTGGRAVVLGPTGRNLAAGMSGGIAYVLDLDPAAVNTAQVELQRPGAEDLRWLREVVEKHHKLTGSAVAASLLGDWPRRSAAFTKVMPGDYQRVLEAMRLARAEGRDVDQAIMEASRG is encoded by the coding sequence GTGATCTTCTCCGCCATCCCGTCCCCGCAGGGACTCTACGACCCCACGGCCGAGCGCGACGCGTGCGGCGTGGCGATGGTCGCCGACATCAAGGGCCGCCGGTCGCACGACATCGTCGTCGACGCGCTCACCGCGCTGGCCAACCTGGAGCACCGCGGCGCCGCGGGCGCCGAGCCGACCAGCGGCGACGGCGCGGGCATCCTGCTCCAGACCCCCGACGCGTTCCTGCGGGCCGCGGTCGGGTTCGAGCTGCCCGAGGCCGGCGCGTACGCGGCCGGCATCGCCTTCCTGCCCGCGGGCGCCGACGAGCGCGCCAGGGCCGTCGCGCTCGCCGAGCGCGTCGCCGCCGAGGAGGGCCTGGAGGTCCTGGGCTGGCGCGAGGTGCCCACCGACCCCGACGCCGCCGACGTGGGCCCCACCGCCCGCTCGGTGATGCCGCACTTCGCCATGCTCTTCGTCAAGGGCGAGGGCGGCGAGAGCGGCATCGGGCTGGACCGCCTCACCTTCGCCCTGCGCAAGCGGGTCGAGCACGAGTCGGTGGCCGCGGGCGCGGGCACCTACTTCCCGTCGCTGTCCGCCCGGACCCTGGTCTACAAGGGCATGCTGACCACCGGCCAGCTGCCCGCGTTCTTCCCGGACCTGCGCGACGAGCGCCTGGCCACGGCCATCGCCCTGGTCCACTCGCGCTTCTCCACCAACACCTTCCCGTCGTGGCCGCTGGCCCACCCGTTCCGCTACGTGGCGCACAACGGCGAGATCAACACCGTCCGCGGCAACCGCAACCGCATGCGGGCCCGCGAGGCGCTGCTGGCCTCCGACCTCATCCCGGGCGACCTGACCCGGCTGTTCCCGATCTGCCACCCGGAGGGGTCGGACTCGGCGAGCTTCGACGAGGTGCTGGAGCTGCTGCACCTGGGCGGCCGCAGCCTGCCCCACGCGGTGCTGATGATGATCCCCGAGGCGTGGGAGAACCACGCGTCGATGGACCCCAAGCGCCGCGCGTTCTACGAGTTCCACGCCAGCCTGATGGAGCCGTGGGACGGCCCGGCCTGCGTCACCTTCACCGACGGCTCCCTGGTCGGCGCGGTGCTCGACCGCAACGGCCTGCGCCCGGCCCGCTGGTGGCAGACCGCCGACGGCCGCGTGGTGCTGGCCAGCGAGACCGGCGTGCTCGACGTCGCGCCCGACCAGGTGGTGGCCAAGGGCCGCCTCCAGCCGGGCCGCATGTTCCTGGTGGACACCGTGCAGGGCCGCCTGGTCGAGGACGACGAGGTCAAGTCCGGGCTGGCCGAGGAGCTGCCCTACGACGAGTGGCTGCACGCGGGCCTGCTGGAGCTGGACGACCTGGCCGACCGCGAGCACGTGGTGCAGAGCCACGAGTCCGTGGTGCGCCGCCAGCTCACCTTCGGCTACACCGAGGAGGAGCTGCGCATCCTGCTCGCCCCGATGGCCGTGGGCGGCATGGAGCCGCTGGGCTCGATGGGCACCGACACCCCGGTCGCCGCGCTCTCCCAGCGCTCGCGCCTGCTCTACGACTACTTCGCGCAGACCTTCGCCCAGGTCACCAACCCGCCGCTGGACGCGATCCGCGAGGAGATCGTCACCAGCGTGTCCCGGGTGATGGGCCCGGAGCAGAACCTGCTGGAGCCCGGCGCCGCGAGCTGCCGCCACATCAAGCTGACCTACCCGGTCATCGACAACGACGAGCTGGCCAAGCTCATCCACATCAACGACGACGGCGACCTGCCCGGCTTCGCCTGCACCGTCCTGTCCGGACTGTACGAGGTGGACGGTGGCGGCCCGGCGCTGGCGGCGGCGGTGGAGCGGGTGCGCCGCGAGGCGTCCGAGGCCATCGCCAACGGCGCCCGCACCCTGGTGCTGTCCGACCGGGACTCCGACCACCGGATGGCGCCGATCCCGTCGCTGCTGCTGGTCTCCGCGGTGCACCACCACCTGGTGCGCACCAAGGAGCGGCTGCGCGTGGCGCTGGTGGTGGAGACCGGTGACGCCCGCGAGGTGCACCACATCGCCGCGCTGCTGAGCTACGGCGCCGCCGCGGTGAACCCCTACCTGGCCTTCGAGACCATCGAGGACCTGATCAGCCAGGGCGCCATCACCGGCATCGAGCCGCGCAAGGCCGTCCGCAACTACGTGACGGCCCTGGTCAAGGGCACCCTGAAGATCATGTCCAAGATGGGCATCTCCACGGTCGGCGCGTACACCGCCGCCCAGGTCTTCGAGGCCGTCGGCCTGTCCAAGGAGCTGCTGGACGAGTACTTCACCGGCACGGTGTCCAAGCTCGGCGGCGCGGGCCTGGACGTGCTGGCCGAGGAGGTGGCCCTGCGCCACCGCCGCGCCCACCCGGACAACCCGACCGACCGCGTCCACCGCCGGCTGGAGGTGGGCGGCGAGTACGCCTACCGCCGCGAGGGCGAGCTGCACCTGTTCACGCCGGAGACGGTGTTCCTGCTCCAGCACGCCACCAAGACCGGCAGGCAGGACGTCTACCGCCGCTACACCGCCGAGGTGGAGGAGCTGGCCCGCCAGGGCGGCACCCTGCGCGGCCTGTTCACCATCCGCACCGAGGGCCGCGCGCCGATCCCGATCGACGAGGTCGAGCCGGTCTCCTCGATCGTCAAGCGCTTCAACACCGGCGCCATGTCCTACGGCTCCATCTCGGCCGAGGCGCACGAGACGCTGGCCATCGCGATGAACCGGCTCGGCGGCCGGTCCAACAGCGGCGAGGGCGGCGAGGACCCCGAGCGCCTGTACGACCCGCAGCGGCGCAGCGCGGTCAAGCAGGTCGCGTCCGGCCGGTTCGGCGTGACCAGCGAGTACCTGGTCAACGCCAGCGACATCCAGATCAAGATGGCGCAGGGCGCCAAGCCCGGCGAGGGCGGCCAGCTGCCCGGCTACAAGGTCTACCCGTGGATCGCGCGCACCCGGCACTCCACGCCGGGCGTGGGCCTGATCTCGCCGCCGCCGCACCACGACATCTACTCGATCGAGGACCTGGCGCAGCTCATCCACGACCTGAAGAACGCCAACGAGCAGGCCCGCGTGCACGTCAAGCTGGTCAGCGAGGTCGGCGTCGGCACGGTCGCGGCGGGCGTGGCCAAGGCGCACGCGGACGTCGTGCTGATCTCCGGCCACGACGGCGGCACCGGCGCGTCCCCGCTCAACTCGCTCAAGCACGCCGGCACGCCGTGGGAGGTGGGCCTGGCCGAGACCCAGCAGACGCTGCTGCTCAACGGCCTGCGCGACCGGATCACCGTGCAGGTGGACGGCGCCATGCGCACCGGCCGCGACGTGGTGGTGGCCGCGCTGCTGGGCGCGGAGGAGTTCGGCTTCGCCACCGCGCCGCTGATCGTCGAGGGCTGCGTGATGATGCGCGTCTGCCACCTCGACACCTGCCCGGTGGGCATCGCCACGCAGAACCCGGAGCTGCGCAAGCGCTTCACCGGCAAGGCCGAGCACGTGGTGAACTTCTTCGAGTTCGTCGCGCAGGAGGTGCGCGAGCACCTGGCCGCGCTGGGCTTCCGCACCATCGACGAGGCCGTCGGCCACGCCGAGCTGCTGGAGACCGACCGGGCGATCGAGCACTGGAAGGCCAAGGGCCTGGACCTGTCGCCGGTGTTCGAGGTGCCCGAGACGCCCTACCGCACGGCCAAGCGCAAGGTCCGCGAGCAGGACCACGGCCTGGCGCAGGCCCTGGACCGCACGCTCATCCAGCTCGCCGAGGCGGCGCTGGAGGACGCGCACCCGGTGCGCCTGGAGCTGCCGGTGCGCAACGTCAACCGCACCGTCGGCACCCTGCTCGGCGCGGAGGTGACGCGCCGCTTCGGCGGTGACGGCCTGCCCGACGACACCATCCACGTGACGTTCACCGGCTCGGCCGGCCAGTCGCTGGGCGCGTTCGTGCCGCGCGGCATCACGCTGGAGCTGATCGGCGACGCCAACGACTACGTCGGCAAGGGCCTGTCCGGCGGCCGGATCATCGTCCGCCCGCACCCGGACGCGCCGTTCGCGGCCGAGCGGCAGGTCATCGCGGGCAACGTGATCGGCTACGGCGCCACGTCCGGCGAGATCTTCCTGCGCGGGCGGGTCGGCGAGCGGTTCTGCGTGCGCAACTCCGGCGCGCTCGCGGTGTCCGAGGGCGTGGGCGACCACGCGTTCGAGTACATGACCGGCGGCCGGGCCGTGGTGCTCGGGCCGACCGGCCGCAACCTGGCCGCGGGCATGTCCGGCGGCATCGCCTACGTGCTCGACCTCGACCCGGCGGCGGTCAACACCGCCCAGGTCGAGCTGCAGCGGCCCGGCGCGGAGGACCTGCGCTGGCTGCGCGAGGTGGTGGAGAAGCACCACAAGCTCACCGGATCCGCGGTGGCCGCGTCGCTGCTCGGCGACTGGCCCCGGCGATCCGCCGCGTTCACCAAGGTCATGCCCGGCGACTACCAGCGCGTGCTCGAAGCGATGAGGCTCGCCCGCGCGGAGGGCAGGGACGTCGACCAGGCGATCATGGAGGCATCCCGTGGCTGA